One segment of Pseudoalteromonas rubra DNA contains the following:
- the pstB gene encoding phosphate ABC transporter ATP-binding protein PstB translates to MITVAPQVNNADTSKKLDLENLSPELTALEIKNLDLYYGDKQALSNINMLIPRGQVTAFIGPSGCGKSTLLRCINRMNDLVDTCRIEGEINLNGTNIYDKSVDVAALRRNVGMVFQRPNPFPKSIYENVVYGLRLQGVKDKRKLDEVVERSLRGAALWDEVKDRLHDSAFGLSGGQQQRLVIARSIAIEPEVLLLDEPTSALDPISTLVIEELINDLKEKYTVVIVTHNMQQAARVSDQTAFMYMGELIEYSDTNTLFTTPTKKKTEDYITGRYG, encoded by the coding sequence ATGATTACAGTAGCGCCACAGGTAAATAATGCAGATACCAGCAAAAAGTTGGATCTGGAAAACTTGAGCCCGGAACTAACCGCGTTAGAGATCAAAAACCTTGACCTTTACTATGGTGACAAACAGGCTCTGAGCAATATCAACATGTTGATCCCACGCGGTCAGGTAACAGCGTTTATCGGCCCGTCGGGTTGTGGTAAATCGACGCTATTGCGTTGTATTAACCGCATGAATGACCTGGTCGACACGTGTCGTATTGAGGGAGAAATTAATCTCAACGGCACCAACATTTATGACAAAAGTGTTGATGTAGCGGCTCTGCGCCGTAATGTTGGTATGGTATTCCAGCGTCCAAACCCATTCCCTAAGTCTATTTACGAGAATGTTGTTTACGGTCTACGCTTACAGGGTGTAAAAGACAAACGTAAGCTAGATGAAGTGGTGGAGCGCTCACTGCGTGGTGCTGCTTTATGGGATGAAGTAAAAGATCGTTTGCACGACAGTGCATTTGGTTTGTCGGGTGGTCAGCAGCAGCGTCTAGTTATTGCACGCTCAATTGCGATTGAGCCAGAGGTATTATTGCTGGATGAGCCAACCTCGGCACTAGACCCTATCTCAACTTTGGTTATTGAAGAGCTGATCAACGACCTGAAAGAAAAGTACACCGTGGTGATCGTTACTCACAACATGCAGCAGGCAGCGCGGGTATCCGATCAAACAGCCTTTATGTACATGGGTGAACTGATCGAATATTCAGATACTAATACTCTGTTTACAACACCGACCAAGAAGAAAACCGAAGACTATATTACCGGTCGTTATGGTTAA
- the phoU gene encoding phosphate signaling complex protein PhoU, with protein MEHNINKHISGRFNEELENVRNHVLSMGGLVEQQLNLALDAVSHCDENKARKVSENDYQVNAMEVSIDEECTRIIAKRQPAASDLRLVVAIAKTIADLERIGDEAERIAKVALDSFTKDQQDLLVNVENMGRLVSQMLHDVLDAFARMDAQRAFEVHKEDAKVDREYEALTRQIMTYMMEDPRSIPKIMDLIWSVRSLERIGDRCQNIAEYVIYFVNGKDIRHTSQEDIEKSL; from the coding sequence ATGGAACATAATATTAATAAGCATATCTCTGGCCGCTTTAACGAAGAGCTGGAGAACGTTCGTAACCATGTACTGAGTATGGGCGGACTGGTTGAACAACAGCTAAACTTGGCCCTCGATGCAGTGAGCCATTGTGATGAAAATAAGGCCCGTAAAGTCAGCGAAAACGACTATCAGGTGAATGCCATGGAAGTGAGCATTGACGAAGAATGTACTCGCATTATTGCTAAGCGTCAGCCGGCGGCCAGTGACTTACGATTGGTTGTTGCCATTGCAAAAACCATTGCAGATCTGGAGCGTATTGGTGATGAAGCAGAACGCATTGCGAAAGTAGCACTGGACTCTTTCACGAAAGATCAGCAGGACTTGTTGGTGAATGTGGAAAACATGGGTCGTCTGGTTTCTCAGATGCTACATGATGTGCTGGATGCATTTGCCAGAATGGATGCGCAGCGGGCATTTGAGGTACATAAAGAAGACGCTAAAGTTGACCGTGAATATGAAGCACTTACGCGTCAGATCATGACCTATATGATGGAAGACCCGCGTTCAATTCCAAAAATTATGGACCTGATCTGGTCAGTTCGCTCACTCGAGCGCATCGGTGATCGTTGTCAGAATATTGCAGAATATGTAATTTATTTCGTTAATGGCAAAGATATTCGCCATACTTCTCAGGAAGACATCGAAAAGTCACTGTAG
- a CDS encoding TIGR00153 family protein — MPSNAFLGVFAKSPIKPIEEHIKIVHQASETLIPFFNHAFKGEWTEADALRVQIRNLEREADTLKREVRLHLPRGLFMPVERTDLLELITHQDKIANKAKDIAGRVIGRELEIPESIQADFLAYLTRCVDATKQASEAINEFDELLETGFRGREVALVEKMLVELDAIEEDTDEMQIRIRMGLRSIESELNPIDVMFLYKIIEWVGELADIAERVGSRLELMLAR, encoded by the coding sequence ATGCCTAGTAATGCATTTTTAGGAGTGTTCGCAAAGTCTCCTATTAAGCCGATTGAAGAGCACATAAAGATCGTCCATCAAGCCAGTGAAACCTTGATCCCGTTCTTTAATCATGCCTTCAAAGGGGAATGGACCGAGGCCGATGCGCTTCGTGTGCAGATCCGTAACCTGGAAAGAGAAGCAGATACATTAAAACGTGAAGTGCGCCTGCACTTGCCACGTGGTCTGTTTATGCCAGTAGAACGTACAGATTTACTGGAACTCATTACCCACCAAGACAAGATCGCCAATAAAGCCAAAGACATCGCTGGACGTGTAATTGGTCGTGAACTGGAGATCCCTGAATCAATTCAAGCCGACTTTTTGGCGTATCTGACACGCTGTGTTGATGCGACAAAACAAGCCTCAGAAGCCATCAACGAATTCGATGAACTACTGGAAACCGGTTTCCGTGGTCGCGAAGTTGCACTGGTCGAAAAAATGCTCGTTGAACTGGATGCCATCGAGGAAGATACCGATGAGATGCAGATCCGTATTCGTATGGGATTACGCAGCATTGAAAGTGAACTCAATCCAATTGATGTGATGTTCTTATATAAGATCATCGAGTGGGTTGGTGAGCTGGCAGACATTGCTGAGCGCGTAGGTTCACGACTGGAGCTGATGCTGGCGCGTTAA
- a CDS encoding inorganic phosphate transporter, whose amino-acid sequence MDIIASYGTLLIIIAAAVGFFMAYGIGANDVANAMGTSVGSKALTIKQAIIIAMIFEFAGAYLAGGEVTSTIRKGIIDSTPFMDVPELMVLGMISALFAAGTWLLLASMLGWPVSTTHSIIGAIIGFALVAVGSEAIQWGKVAGIVGSWIVTPAISGFIAYLIFMSAQKLIFDTDKPLENAKRFVPVYMGLAGFVMSLVTIKKGLKHIGVDLGAVEGYALAIGIAVIVGLIGKMAINRLKIDPNADKQMHFNNVEKVFAILMVLTACCMAFAHGSNDVANAIGPLAAVVNIVEHNGEIAKKAALAWWILPLGGLGIVVGLAVLGKKVIKTIGEGITHLTPSRGFAAELAAASTVVIASGTGLPISTTQTLVGAVLGVGMARGIAALNMGVIRNIVVSWVITLPVGAALAIVIFYILRSAFGV is encoded by the coding sequence ATGGATATCATTGCATCCTATGGCACGCTATTGATTATTATAGCGGCCGCAGTTGGTTTCTTTATGGCCTATGGTATTGGTGCGAACGACGTAGCCAATGCAATGGGTACATCGGTTGGTTCTAAAGCACTGACCATCAAGCAGGCGATCATCATCGCGATGATTTTTGAATTTGCCGGTGCCTACCTGGCCGGTGGTGAGGTAACGTCAACGATCCGTAAGGGGATCATCGATTCAACCCCATTTATGGACGTACCTGAACTGATGGTACTGGGCATGATTTCGGCCCTGTTTGCCGCTGGTACCTGGTTATTATTGGCTTCAATGCTAGGCTGGCCGGTCTCGACCACGCACTCTATCATTGGTGCCATCATAGGTTTTGCGCTAGTCGCTGTGGGCAGCGAAGCCATTCAGTGGGGTAAAGTCGCAGGTATCGTGGGCAGCTGGATTGTCACCCCGGCCATTTCTGGCTTTATTGCGTACCTTATCTTTATGAGTGCGCAGAAGCTGATTTTCGATACAGATAAACCGCTTGAGAACGCGAAGCGCTTTGTGCCTGTGTATATGGGTCTGGCTGGTTTCGTGATGTCACTGGTGACAATTAAAAAAGGCCTGAAGCACATCGGTGTTGATCTGGGTGCTGTAGAAGGGTATGCGCTGGCTATCGGTATTGCAGTGATTGTTGGCTTGATTGGTAAAATGGCCATCAACCGTCTGAAAATCGACCCGAATGCGGATAAACAAATGCACTTCAACAACGTTGAAAAAGTGTTTGCTATCCTGATGGTATTAACGGCATGTTGTATGGCGTTTGCGCATGGTTCGAATGATGTTGCCAACGCGATTGGTCCTTTGGCTGCGGTGGTAAACATCGTGGAGCACAATGGTGAAATTGCCAAGAAGGCTGCATTGGCGTGGTGGATCTTGCCTCTGGGTGGTCTCGGCATCGTAGTCGGTCTGGCTGTATTGGGTAAAAAAGTAATTAAAACCATTGGTGAAGGCATCACGCACCTGACGCCAAGCCGAGGTTTCGCTGCCGAACTTGCTGCTGCGTCGACCGTAGTGATTGCATCGGGCACGGGCCTGCCAATCTCAACCACGCAAACGCTGGTTGGTGCGGTACTGGGTGTTGGTATGGCACGCGGTATTGCCGCGCTAAACATGGGTGTGATCAGAAACATTGTGGTTTCGTGGGTTATCACATTGCCAGTTGGCGCTGCCCTTGCTATTGTTATATTCTACATTCTGAGAAGCGCGTTCGGCGTTTAA
- a CDS encoding hydrogen peroxide-inducible genes activator yields MNNLPSIKQLQYLIAVHQHQHFGRAAEACFIGQSTLSSAIQNLEETLGCQLIERENRSLMFTDVGEEVVERAKRIIGDTISVVELTKSFKHPLSGKLVLGIIPTIASFIAAPLYRFCKDAFPELQLVLVEDTSDRLLDKLEQGHIDMGMLALPYRTEKFHTQVIARDHFSLVRHLDYQVPEQLDDFNVLPEQSVFLLEREHCMTDHALSACHLNRSACINPFEAANLHTLLSMVEYQNGVTFLPQMALNAGILDGKPMVATAPQPDAYREIGLLWRKTTGRIRDFRLFSDKAGEFVAQHCSETNNR; encoded by the coding sequence GTGAATAACTTACCAAGCATTAAACAGTTACAGTATCTAATTGCCGTACATCAGCACCAGCATTTTGGTCGTGCTGCGGAAGCTTGTTTTATTGGCCAGTCAACCCTGAGCAGTGCCATTCAGAATCTGGAAGAAACCCTGGGATGCCAACTGATAGAGCGTGAAAACCGCAGCCTGATGTTTACGGATGTGGGCGAAGAGGTCGTTGAGCGTGCTAAGCGCATCATTGGTGACACCATCAGTGTGGTGGAATTGACCAAGAGCTTTAAACACCCGCTATCGGGCAAACTGGTTTTAGGGATTATTCCTACCATTGCTAGTTTTATTGCCGCGCCCTTATATCGCTTTTGTAAAGATGCTTTCCCTGAATTGCAACTGGTTTTGGTAGAGGATACCAGTGACCGCTTACTCGACAAGTTGGAGCAGGGGCATATCGATATGGGCATGCTGGCACTGCCCTACCGGACAGAGAAATTTCATACTCAAGTGATAGCCCGGGACCATTTCTCTTTGGTACGTCACCTGGACTACCAGGTACCTGAGCAGCTGGATGATTTTAATGTGTTGCCTGAGCAAAGTGTCTTTTTGCTGGAGCGGGAACACTGCATGACCGATCATGCGCTCAGTGCGTGTCACCTTAATCGTAGTGCGTGTATCAACCCTTTCGAAGCTGCCAATCTGCATACCTTGTTGAGTATGGTGGAATATCAAAATGGCGTGACCTTTTTGCCACAGATGGCACTCAACGCCGGGATCCTGGATGGTAAGCCAATGGTCGCGACGGCGCCGCAACCAGATGCCTATCGAGAGATTGGCTTGTTATGGCGCAAGACCACCGGACGGATCCGTGATTTTCGATTGTTCAGTGACAAAGCGGGCGAGTTTGTAGCGCAGCATTGCAGTGAGACGAACAACCGATAA
- a CDS encoding EAL domain-containing protein produces the protein MAKQLTLLLVNADQQERQLIVKTLSSLNVFRIVEHSDTQAALGVLKQQAVDLIITGLNVGKIDGWRFSRMVRSGLLKTPKNTPIVLTPPTYCERIAETTARSYSIDAVLPLERQDVLPQVLANVLSTHLEKSSRLNLLLLEPDQTRADEICQHLSLNFTTTHVTTTNGALSQFLQNEFAIVLLDATATHSDSGKELVANILQHKPSQAIVTIIDNRDADYAEQLLLLGVTDFVRAPYDLSLLSKVCDHAARREDFMVSYAEFAEKVEQLSRSERRYKDLFSAHQRILLHLNTVVMELDTAGVIRFLNPAWEQLVGHKLKASMHTSMFDYVLAEHREKLATVLTKVQQGEQQSALLELQVMQSNQCSLWVECRFQLIKNVTSTATITATIDNIHERKQAELQLRHLALHDTLTGLHNRYYFDQQLNLFCEQAKQDAHLEHALIYIDLDHFKIINDSKGHQQGDIVLKEVAQLFGEHIADEHLIFRIGGDEFAILLKHTPLLDAHMLAESVCSAIEHHQFHSEEASYTISCSIGLAQITHQNSDPSECLKQADIALYIAKNLGRNLVHCYSKEDAQNSTLQTGLEWGHNVRQALQNNHIELHYQPIWDFKRNQVAYFEALLRLRIDDNLVYPNQFIPALELLNDTYLMDQCVIRECIRAIASHPELHQVSVNLSAQSFLDERLLPHIQSCLAEFQVAASAIIFEITESASINNLSATQAMIAKLNELGCHFSIDDFGTGFSTFSYLKQLPAQHVKIDGSFVRDMLNDPIDLALVKAVNDISHSLDKRSVAEYVESKEIFDALKEIGIDYGQGYYISRPLPVEQLTAVLQTILSEKTAC, from the coding sequence ATGGCAAAGCAACTCACATTATTGCTGGTTAATGCGGATCAACAAGAGCGCCAGCTGATCGTCAAAACCTTGTCCTCGCTGAATGTCTTTCGCATCGTTGAGCACAGTGATACGCAAGCGGCACTGGGTGTATTAAAGCAACAAGCCGTAGATCTAATCATTACCGGGCTAAATGTCGGAAAAATTGATGGCTGGCGATTTTCTCGTATGGTGCGCTCCGGACTATTAAAAACCCCGAAAAATACCCCAATTGTACTGACGCCCCCCACTTATTGTGAACGTATTGCTGAAACCACAGCACGCAGTTATAGCATAGATGCAGTGCTGCCTCTGGAGCGTCAGGATGTACTGCCTCAGGTACTGGCAAATGTGTTATCTACACACCTGGAAAAAAGCAGTCGCTTAAACCTGCTGTTGCTCGAGCCGGATCAAACCCGTGCGGATGAGATCTGTCAGCATTTATCCCTGAACTTTACGACCACTCATGTCACCACCACCAATGGGGCACTGTCGCAATTCTTGCAAAATGAGTTTGCAATTGTTTTGCTGGATGCCACTGCAACACACAGTGACTCGGGTAAAGAACTGGTCGCCAATATTTTACAGCACAAACCCAGTCAGGCCATTGTGACCATCATAGACAACCGTGATGCCGACTATGCCGAGCAACTGCTCTTGCTGGGCGTCACCGATTTTGTCCGAGCGCCTTATGATCTGTCTTTACTCAGCAAAGTGTGCGACCATGCGGCCCGTCGTGAAGACTTTATGGTGAGTTATGCGGAATTTGCCGAAAAAGTCGAGCAACTGAGTCGTAGCGAGCGACGCTACAAAGACTTGTTCTCAGCACACCAGCGCATTTTGCTGCACCTCAATACGGTTGTGATGGAGCTGGATACCGCGGGCGTGATCCGCTTTTTAAATCCAGCCTGGGAACAGCTGGTAGGCCACAAACTCAAGGCCAGCATGCATACCAGTATGTTTGACTACGTGCTGGCAGAGCATCGGGAAAAACTGGCGACAGTCTTGACTAAGGTCCAGCAGGGTGAGCAACAATCGGCATTGCTTGAGCTACAAGTGATGCAAAGTAACCAATGCTCACTCTGGGTAGAATGTCGTTTTCAGCTCATAAAAAACGTCACCAGTACTGCCACTATAACGGCGACCATAGACAACATTCACGAACGCAAGCAGGCTGAGCTTCAGTTACGCCATCTTGCTTTACACGACACCCTGACGGGACTGCATAACCGCTACTACTTCGATCAGCAATTAAACCTATTCTGTGAACAGGCAAAACAAGACGCACACCTTGAACATGCGCTAATCTATATTGATCTGGACCACTTTAAGATCATCAATGACAGCAAAGGTCACCAGCAAGGTGATATTGTGCTCAAAGAGGTCGCCCAACTGTTTGGTGAACACATTGCAGATGAACACCTGATCTTCCGAATTGGAGGTGATGAGTTTGCGATTTTACTGAAACATACTCCCCTGTTGGATGCACATATGCTGGCTGAAAGTGTCTGTAGCGCCATTGAGCATCATCAGTTTCATTCTGAGGAAGCCAGTTATACTATCAGTTGTTCTATTGGTTTAGCACAGATAACACATCAGAACAGTGATCCCAGTGAGTGCCTAAAGCAGGCCGATATTGCGCTATACATTGCTAAAAACTTAGGCCGTAATCTGGTTCACTGCTACAGCAAAGAAGATGCGCAAAACAGCACCCTGCAAACTGGCCTGGAGTGGGGGCACAATGTGCGTCAGGCTCTGCAAAATAATCACATTGAACTGCACTACCAGCCAATTTGGGATTTTAAACGCAATCAGGTGGCCTACTTCGAGGCCTTATTAAGATTACGTATAGATGACAACCTGGTTTACCCAAACCAGTTTATCCCGGCGCTGGAGTTGCTAAACGATACCTATCTGATGGATCAGTGTGTGATCCGCGAGTGCATTCGCGCCATCGCAAGTCACCCCGAATTACATCAGGTCTCCGTCAATTTATCCGCACAGTCTTTCCTCGATGAACGCTTGTTACCGCATATTCAGTCTTGTCTGGCGGAGTTCCAGGTCGCGGCCAGTGCGATTATTTTTGAGATCACCGAGTCGGCCAGTATTAATAACCTCAGTGCCACACAGGCGATGATTGCCAAACTCAATGAGCTCGGCTGTCACTTCTCTATCGATGACTTTGGCACCGGATTCAGTACCTTCAGCTACTTAAAACAGCTGCCAGCTCAACATGTTAAGATTGACGGCTCGTTTGTACGTGACATGCTCAATGACCCGATAGATTTAGCGCTGGTGAAAGCCGTGAATGACATCAGTCACTCGCTGGATAAGCGCTCAGTGGCTGAGTATGTGGAGAGCAAAGAGATTTTTGACGCACTCAAAGAGATTGGCATTGATTATGGTCAGGGCTACTATATTTCGCGCCCATTACCGGTTGAACAGCTTACTGCAGTACTGCAAACTATTTTATCTGAGAAAACAGCCTGCTAG
- the queA gene encoding tRNA preQ1(34) S-adenosylmethionine ribosyltransferase-isomerase QueA, whose amino-acid sequence MRVADFSFELPDELIARHPKKERSSSRLLTLDGNTGDLQHKVFKDIVDLINPEDLIIFNNTKVIPARMFGQKATGGKLEVLVERVLDEHSVLAHVRASKSPKEGAEILLEGKAKATMVARHGELFELKFHGDASVLSILDEIGHMPLPPYIDRPDEEEDKERYQTVYGEKPGAVAAPTAGLHFDDALMTQLKDKGVEMAFVTLHVGAGTFQPVRVDDVNDHQMHSEYIEVPQEVVEAIAAARQRGGRVIAVGTTSVRSLESAAKAHPDELKPFYGDTDIFIYPGYQFQLVDAMVTNFHLPESTLIMLVSAFSGQSHIMHAYETAIAEQYRFFSYGDAMFLTRQDKA is encoded by the coding sequence ATGCGCGTTGCTGACTTTAGTTTTGAACTCCCTGATGAGCTGATTGCTCGCCACCCTAAAAAAGAACGCTCCAGTAGTCGTTTGTTGACACTGGATGGCAACACTGGTGATTTACAGCACAAAGTGTTCAAGGACATTGTCGATTTGATCAATCCGGAAGATCTCATTATTTTCAATAATACCAAAGTGATCCCGGCGCGGATGTTCGGGCAAAAAGCCACGGGTGGTAAGCTGGAAGTGCTGGTTGAGCGAGTACTGGATGAGCACAGTGTGTTGGCACATGTACGAGCGAGTAAATCGCCAAAAGAAGGCGCAGAGATACTACTTGAAGGTAAAGCCAAAGCGACTATGGTTGCCCGCCACGGGGAGCTATTTGAGCTCAAGTTCCACGGTGACGCTTCGGTGTTATCGATTCTGGACGAAATCGGTCATATGCCGTTGCCACCTTATATTGATCGTCCTGACGAAGAAGAAGATAAAGAGCGCTACCAGACTGTGTATGGGGAGAAGCCGGGCGCCGTTGCAGCGCCTACCGCCGGCCTGCATTTTGACGACGCGCTGATGACCCAATTAAAAGACAAGGGCGTCGAGATGGCGTTTGTGACGCTTCACGTTGGTGCGGGAACCTTCCAGCCTGTGCGTGTGGATGATGTGAATGACCACCAAATGCACTCTGAATATATTGAGGTACCTCAGGAAGTGGTCGAGGCAATTGCCGCTGCGCGTCAGCGTGGTGGTCGGGTTATCGCAGTTGGCACAACCTCTGTGCGTTCACTGGAGTCTGCTGCCAAAGCGCACCCGGATGAGCTGAAGCCGTTTTATGGTGACACCGATATCTTCATTTATCCGGGCTATCAGTTCCAACTGGTTGACGCCATGGTGACCAACTTCCATCTGCCTGAGTCAACATTGATCATGCTGGTGAGTGCCTTTTCGGGACAGTCGCATATTATGCATGCCTATGAAACTGCGATTGCCGAGCAGTATCGCTTCTTCAGCTATGGTGATGCCATGTTCCTGACCAGGCAGGACAAAGCGTAA
- the tgt gene encoding tRNA guanosine(34) transglycosylase Tgt codes for MKFELDCTQGKARRGRLIFDRGVVETPAFMPVGTYGTVKGMTPDELKDTGAHICLGNTFHLMLRPGTEIIKQHGDLHDFMNWDKPILTDSGGFQVFSLGAMRKISEEGVLFQSPVNGERIMLSPEKAMEVQRDLGSDIVMIFDECTPYPATEKEARDSMELSLRWAKRSKEAHGDNPSALFGIIQGGMYPELRAESQAGLEDIGFDGYALGGLSVGEPKEDMINILDHCAYKMPEQKPRYLMGVGKPEDLVEAVRRGIDMFDCVMPTRNARNGHLFITGGVIKIRNAVHKTDTGPLDPECDCHTCKNYSRAYLHHLDKCNEILGARLNTIHNLRYYQRLMEGMREAIAAGTFDQFVADFYARRDRPVPPLADTE; via the coding sequence ATGAAATTTGAATTAGATTGTACACAGGGTAAAGCGCGTCGTGGCCGCCTGATTTTCGATCGCGGAGTGGTTGAAACACCGGCATTTATGCCTGTGGGTACGTACGGTACCGTAAAAGGTATGACGCCAGACGAACTAAAAGACACTGGTGCACACATCTGCCTGGGTAACACCTTCCATTTGATGTTACGTCCGGGCACCGAGATCATCAAACAACATGGTGATCTGCATGATTTTATGAATTGGGATAAGCCAATCTTAACTGATTCGGGCGGTTTCCAGGTATTCAGCTTAGGGGCTATGCGTAAGATCAGTGAAGAAGGCGTGTTATTCCAGTCTCCGGTCAACGGTGAGCGGATCATGCTGTCTCCGGAAAAAGCGATGGAAGTTCAGCGTGATCTGGGCTCTGACATTGTGATGATTTTTGATGAATGTACGCCATACCCTGCCACTGAAAAAGAAGCGCGCGACTCAATGGAGTTGTCATTACGCTGGGCTAAACGCTCGAAAGAAGCACATGGCGACAACCCATCTGCTCTGTTCGGTATTATTCAGGGCGGCATGTACCCGGAGCTACGCGCTGAATCTCAGGCTGGGCTTGAGGACATTGGCTTTGATGGCTATGCGCTGGGCGGTCTGTCTGTGGGTGAGCCAAAAGAAGATATGATCAATATTCTGGATCATTGTGCTTACAAGATGCCAGAACAAAAACCGCGTTACCTGATGGGCGTGGGCAAGCCAGAAGATTTGGTTGAAGCGGTGCGCCGTGGTATCGACATGTTTGACTGTGTGATGCCAACCCGTAACGCTCGAAATGGTCACCTCTTTATCACTGGCGGTGTGATTAAAATCCGTAACGCGGTGCATAAAACAGACACTGGTCCGTTGGATCCTGAGTGTGATTGCCACACTTGTAAAAATTACTCACGTGCTTATTTGCATCATTTGGATAAGTGCAACGAGATCTTAGGTGCGCGTCTTAATACTATCCATAACCTGCGTTATTATCAGCGCCTGATGGAAGGGATGCGTGAGGCTATTGCGGCCGGTACATTTGATCAGTTTGTGGCTGATTTCTATGCCCGACGTGACAGACCGGTTCCGCCGTTGGCCGACACCGAATAA
- the yajC gene encoding preprotein translocase subunit YajC — protein MSLFMSSAHASTAAAAPAGGEWSMLIMLGIFGLVFYFLIYRPQAKRVKEHKDLMSALTKGDEVLTQGGLVGKISKVAEDKDFIVIALNDQAEVTVQKSAISAVLPKGTMKSL, from the coding sequence ATGAGCTTATTTATGTCTAGCGCGCATGCCAGTACGGCAGCCGCAGCACCAGCCGGTGGCGAGTGGAGCATGTTGATCATGCTGGGTATTTTTGGTCTGGTATTCTATTTCCTGATCTACCGCCCACAAGCGAAGCGTGTCAAAGAGCATAAAGATCTGATGAGTGCGCTGACCAAAGGTGATGAAGTACTAACTCAGGGTGGCCTGGTTGGTAAAATCTCTAAGGTTGCAGAAGACAAAGATTTTATCGTTATTGCCCTGAATGATCAGGCAGAAGTAACGGTACAAAAATCAGCGATTTCAGCTGTGCTACCAAAAGGCACAATGAAGTCGCTATAA